CGGTAAGATCTCCAAGACCAGTGATCCCACCGCCATACCCAATTTCTATATAAAGATATTGTAAGGCATTGAGGCTGCTTAAATTCAAGACTTTTAAGTCTGGTACCTGAAGTAACGCCACGTATGGCAAATTCTCGATGCCTCCACTGATTTCCAGATATTCATAATTGTGTAAAGTGGCACTTATCTCTTTGGTCCTATCTACAACCTGAAGAGCCCATAGATTTTTAACGTACTTATCGCCAATTGCGGACAGATCTAGATGCTCGTAATAATCTAGATTCACCAATTCAAACCCAGCTTCGTCTTCTGAAAATAACCCTGCTCCAGCTTCGGAGGTAGCCAAGTCGCGCTTACACCACACCCATCTCTTCATCTTTCTTGCTTTGCTTCGAGCGAACTCCATATGGAGATTGTGTATGTGAATTTCAGGTTCAATTTCCTCAAGAAAACCTTTCTGCCATAGATCCTCAACCTGTCCCACAAGCAGTAAAGCAAGCGTTCAAGGGTTTTTCAATTAAAAAACCCCAATCACAAACAAAACATTGTAAAAGTAAATATTCAACTCACTGCTTTCTCTATGTACTCGATCTCTTCTCTGCAAGTAATTGCAAGCCACTCGGTAACTTCGAGGGGAGACATAATAGACACCAAGTATATACTGAGAAGCATGAATATGGTACGATGTTTTGGATCCATATAATCCAAAACTTTGTCCAGCACAATGAAGACATCATCCAAACCATCACAAGATCCGAATACCAAACCATCTGCCTCAGCAACCCATTGTGACAAATCAATGCCGTATTTATTAAAGAGATGTtggccaaaaaatttcaaggctAACGGATGAAATTTGTGAGTCGCCCCAACAACGTCACAACTGGTCTCTTTGAACGAACATCTGTTTGCACAGTGCAAAGCAAAACCTCTGTTCTCTGGACCCAACGCTGACCCCGCTAGAGATGTCCTTTCCAACAAGATGGCTATTGCCTCCTCCTCTTCAAGGGCTGGGATGACCATGCGTGACTCAGAATCAATATTGAAAGTTTTTGCTAGAACACCAGCGCTTCGTCCGCTCAAAAGGACGCAGCTGTTTTCTCCCAAGTCTGCCCAGAGATAATATTTCACCTCGTCTATGCTCTCTTCGGTGATATTGTCCAGAACCAATAATACTCTTTGGCCTCTCactctttcatacaacattttgCGTGCCTGTAAATTATATTAGAAAATGCAGAACAGTTATATATCTTAGCCCCTCACTCTGTCATGAAACGAagaataacaaaacaaaataaaaatataagaaattGCTCACCTCGCCCTCCCTTGTGAACGATTCGAGTTGCGCCTTACTGCAATGAGTTAGATATTGCAGAGCAAGTTTTTGCCTGCCCAATTTATTACCTCCACGAAATTCCAGATGGCATACTTTTCCGTAAAAATTCCACAAATTAAGATTGCAAAAAGTCTTGCCAAGTGTAGTTTTACCCTGGCCGGGCATTCCATATAATCCTGCAATGAGGACTCCACTTTCGTTAGGATGAACAGTGTTGAAGAATTCTGCAACCTCCTGCCACCAATGAATATAATATATAGCTAAGAGTATGAATATATATGCGTGAGAATCCACAAAAGAAATGTGTTAACACAAAAGAAGTGAAGAGAGACGGTTTTACCTGGCACATGCGTGCTCCTCCTTCCATGGCAGGGACAGGGTACCTTTGTGTTGGTGGTGGAAGTAAACGAGAGATCGCAATTTTCTCTCTAGGTGTCGCTTcatcttcaaaaacattcaacgaAACAAATTAATTTACCATTTATAGTCTAAAATTTTCATAAAGACATCCGATTAGAATGGGTCTTGTATCTTTCTAGTTTAGTTTTTTGTTAACCAGTGCTACTCACACCTACATCGTTAAGTTTAAGAGGATATTTACTTTTTCTATCTCAATTAATGTGATGGTGTGTCATGTTTCACACTTGTGTATTTATACAAGGTTTCGTGTGTCTATTTGTAATATATCAAATATTGTAATATGAAAGGTTCTTTATGTTGAATTAGATTCTTACTCCTATCAATACCCTTCTTGGCCACTTTAACACAAACTCCAACATTCATATTCATTCAAGGAACATTTTATTTCAATGCATTAAAATGAATAAGTATTTACATCATGATAATCTAAAATTTACCATTTATAGTCTAAAATTTTCATAAAGACATCTGATTAGAATGGGTCTTGTATCTTTCTAGTTTTTCGTTAACCGGTGCTACTCACACCTACATCGTTAAGTTTAAGAGAATATTTACTTTTTCTATCTCAATTAATGTGATCGTATGTCATGTTTCACACTTGTGTACTTATACAAGGTTTCTTGTGTCTATTTGTAATATATCAAATATTGTAATATGAAAGGTTCTTTATGTTGAATTAGATTCTTACTCCTATCAATACCCTTCTTGGCCACTTTAACACAAACTCCAACATTCATATTCATTCAAGGAACATTTTATTTCAATGCATTAAAATGAATAAGTATTTACATCATGATAATCTAAAGCTTTACATTCTCAAATTATGTTGTCTTTGATTACTTTACAAAGGTTGTAAAACTAGTAAGCAATGTGTTTATTAAGGAGAACTCGATCCTTGAAATCCAATAGCTTCctttaagtgttttacaataatGCTAGTCGTTACATGTCAATAGTTTTGGTAGAGAATAGCAAACCAAGTCACACAAGTACACAATTTACCAAATTAATCTCATAGGCTACTTGAGATATGTTCATAAATTAGAAAATTTCTAAAGAGCTTAGGTCAATCTTGTGGAGCTCAAATTTGACCTACATAATATTCCACAATTGTTTTAATTCCCATGCAACAACCATATAATTTTTTGAATATTAGCAAATAATTAGTATACTAATCAACAACTATTCTTCGTGTTATTCCAAAAATCAAATACACCTATTTCTAATATAATTTCAAAATGTTTGTTATACATTGATCTACTCAATTATCTTGAATAAATAAATTCGTTTCCATTATTAACATTAAAGTGATTAACATAAATTTCTCACTAGATATAtatctatttattaataaattattatattatacaaCTGCAcaattgtattttaatttattataagaaAAACAACATACTTTATGTTATATAATATCTCAAATGGGACTTTTTTATATACTAAAATGAGAGTAATATAAAAAAAAGTAGTAGAAAGCATATCCTTGAAGTCTAACCAGCTTCAAGGGAAAAAAACAAGTCAAAATACTAAAACAATACTTAAGTCGAAATATGAGAAGCTATTAAGTGGTGAACCTACACTATTAGGGAGATCACATTTAACTGGTTTATCCTAAATATTAGTGCCCATGAaaccattatcaatcaacttcCAACTATTTAGAACACCCTTTTTAATCTTTATTTACATAATGATTGAGATTCATATATTTTCAAAACTAAAATGATTTTGTTAAAATAGTCTACCcattaaaaaaaatttatgtaaAGCGTTTTAAAATGACATTAAAAACATACCCAGTCTGCCGTGCTTGTTTTTATTATTCATTTGACCAAACTCCTTCAAGAGCTCATGAATGCGAATTTCAGGTTCAATTTCTTCAATAAAAGCGTTCTCACAAAGATCCACAACCTGATGCCACAATCGAATTAAGAGTTGAAAGGTTTAATCAATTTCTAAGAAAAAATCCAATCACAGACTAACAAAGCATAGAAGCAAGCATTCAACTCACTGCTTTCTTAATATGCGCGATCCCTGCATTGCAACTTAGTGCTAGCCACGTAAAAGTTTCTTTGCTAGACATATTGGGTGGTATACGTCCAGTGAGAAGCATGAATATGGTGCGGCATTTGTACTCCATGCTATCGAAAGCTTTGTCCAGCACAAGAAACACGCCATTTGAACAATATTCACCAGCTCCATCTACGAATTCATCTATCTCAGCAGCCCAATTTGAGAAAAGCTTAGTCTGTTTACGAAACAAGTGTCGGCCAAAAGCTTTCAAAGCTAACGGATGAAATGTTGCAAAACCAGTGTCGTCTTTGATTGAACATTTCTTTGCACACTTCAACGCAAAATCTCTGCTCTCTGCTGGGAACCCTAATGCCACGGGAGGCTTTCTTTCCAACAAGATAGCTATGGCCTCTTCCTCTTCAAGCCTTGGGACGCTCATGCAGGACTGCTTATCAATATTGAAATGCTTTACCAGTAAATCAACACTTCGAGCGCTTAAAAGGATGCAACTGTTTTCTCCCAATTCTGCCCGAAGATAATATGCCACTTCGTCTATACTTTCTTCAGTGATATTGTCGAGAACCAACAATACCTTTTGGCCCTTCacgaatttattgaagaaatactGTGCCTGTAAGTTATATTTAAAGAAATACAAAGACTTAAATATCTCGTGAAATGAGGAAAGAGAATTCCATTAGGAAATGAAGGACATCGTCCAATCAGAATAAAAATATATGAAATTGCTCACATCGTCTTCATTTGTAACTGATTCGAGATGCGACATAGGGATTTGAGCGAGATCCCGCAGGAAATGTTTTTGCCTCTGCAATGTCTTACCTTCACAAAATTCCAGATGGCATACTTTACCATCAAAATTCCTCAAATTAATattacacaaagccttggcaaGTGTAGTTTTACCCTGGCCCGGCATTCCATATAATCCTGCAATGAGGATTCCTTTTTCTGTTGGATGAACAGTGTTGAAGAAATCTTTAACCTCCTGCAACCAATAAATATGATTGATAATAAGTGTGtgcatgtaatatttatatacgcATTAGTGAATAAACAACAAAACGAACAAGTTAGAGGAAGAAATTTAGCAAGGCTATTTAACCTGGCACATGCGCGCCTCTCCTTGCATGGGAGGGACACGATACCTTGGTGAGTATGGAAGTAGGAGAGAGATGTCTTCCACAATGTTTGAGGAaactacacaaaaacattaaagcCAAGTTAGCTGAGACTTTCCTTATGCATGTATTGTCTGTGatctatattttattataaatacTACTCCAAAGTGCTACTGAATAGtttcagtgtacaaatatttatagtttTTGAAGCCTTGAATTATTGGACAATGTCATTTTTATAGTGTCGGCTAAATATTTCTATCCAACAATCAGCATATTTAGGTGTTATTTTTAAGATTTAAGAATTGAAGAGATGATAATTTTCAATATATTATGGATTAGGATTATGATtacttttaaaaataattaatatttgttaAGATAAGATTCAAAtataaaaatgattattttaaattttattttatagcaTATATCTTCTTAATAATATCATAGTCGATTAaagataataaatttatattaactGATGTATATTTATTTGAGAcaagttaaaaattaattaagttaatttcaTTCTTACTAGTAATATTTGTTATATGGAGGTGATCTATAGTGAATAAAGGCATAgtattttgaaagaaaagataataaataaagaaaaaacgACATGCATATAATCAAAATGAGAAACATATTTTAAATATTGTATTGCATTTGATTGCATATCTTCTACGTTTTCAATCATCTTTATTTTAAATATTCTAGCACCCCATTTATTTGAGTTAAAAGAAATATGGGCATGTGCAAAACAATCTCCAATTCTTCAAATTAGTGATTTCAATAATTGGAGATAAATATACGATTTATCATTAGCACATTTTATTGATCATAGCATTGACATGGTAATATGAGAAATACTAATTGAATGAATCACATCATCTTAATTTACAAATTACAAATCATATATATCTTAAAGTAAACATGTAATAAAGAGGATTTTAAATTTACAAATCATATGAGTGCCTATTTTTAAATCCCTTATATATTGTTGAACATATTCTTTCTTTAAAATATAACCAATGAGAATATTTTACTTTTATTGTGAGCGTGATACATATATTCACATAATGAAATAGTAACTTATTGTACTGTTTTAAATTGCATCCGGTAatatttacacctcatgtttgtgctcctactttagcgtgtcctatctccatctcctctctaGGTCTATTTTGGTCCTATTATCCAATCCTGATGTGATGAACATCATTTAGTGGACCCCATCCTAAAGGTCCCTTCCCCATTTCCCTTTGTGTTGGTCCTATTTGTAGGATGACCATGGTGTGGAATGCCCTAGTCTGTACTAGGGCACCCCAAAATGCTCTGCTCCCCCTTAAACATGCCCCAATTTGAAATTGGGGTAGGCCCTTTATCTCCTCAATGGCTTTCGGTCCTTgtggctacacatgaccattggaggtcaacctaatgagtaatttacctagggaaccctatataaagagatcctatcaattcattttaacctagaAACAATAATCATGATCATACCCCCATCATTcgtgcatctgtgaagcattcattatcaagcagtTTTAGATTTCAAGGccgcatttcatccttcaagcattgtggagaaaagttacaccaatcttcatgcaagcatgtgtgtgtgtatgattagggttttccatgttcatgtgtttgtcatgccattacactcaacatttgtgattacattcaaagagcattgtatcatcatcaacaattgcagatttgaggtatatctccttagcatttattttagtatttatattatttcattcaaggttaattcctaaaccgaggtttgatttaggcaaacccctatccacaacatctttTCCTCTCTCTGTGTGTGCAGGAAACAGGTTCAAGAACTATCTCGGGAATTCCGACAGAGTCAATAGTGATGAACAGGTTCAACTTTTGACGAAGGAAAATTCGAAGGACCGGGGTGGATCTGTACTACCTGGTCTAGAAAAAATAGGCCAAACTTCTAGGAACGGGTTTTAAACATCCTATTTTGCCCAGATCTCAAGCAGTGGCTCCATGGGGCATTTGTAGTTGCCTATTTTCATCAATCAACTTCATTTATTCATTGTGTTGCCCTAATTTCACAACTTACATCCAATATCAATTTAGAAAGAGGGACACCTCACTAAACCAATGAATCTAATAGGAATTTCAACCCTTTCCTTAGTTGGATTGagactagatctattaggttcacccatCTTTCCATTGTTTTGAATAATTTGGATTATTagtagttttattatcttaattgaccctaattccaaattacatCCATTACACTTATAAATAACATAAACACAAAAATGAAGTACCATGTTCAAAAATAATCACCATTATAAGGATACTTACAAAAATTTATGATCTATACAAAAAAATTATGCTATTAATTACATGAGGAAATTCTATAAGAGGTCACACAAATATTATTCATATTTGACATGCATTGAATGTTTCTCTAAGGGTCAATTTAGAGATAGTGatcacaattaattatttttatgtttCTTATTTTTCATATGCAACATGTGTTTTAACTCCGATATTGCAATCACCACTTGAGTATCACATGTGTATTATATTCATTCCATCTAGGGTGTATAATAATGGGAATGCTTGCAAATGATTAGATCAAGACAAGACATAGGATAACCTTTAGGGTTGaaagaccaagtctttatattatTTTCTCTGATTTATAATTTATTGAGAGAAatgggaaaaagaaagaaaaagagaaagagagagagagagagagagagagagagagagagagagagagagatgtcatTGTCAACAACAGAAATAAATGTCATTGTCAACAACAGAAATAAATGTCATTGTCAACAACAGAAATAAATGTCATTGTCAACAACAAATTTGTTGTAGAAGACTACTTAACATGACCTACATGCATGTTTAAATCTAGAATATTATTTGACTATGGATATAACCACTCAAGATCAAGAGAGATAAAAGTAAATACAAATAATCAAAAGATCAATATAAAAATTAATACTATTTTGTTCAATTATTTGTGTGTAAAGCTTATTATGTATGCTAGGaacaaatatgcaatacaataatTGAGTTAAATGCAAGAGAATAAACATGCATAAATAAAATCTTATAACAAAGCATAATatgttttattaaatttatttcaaaaacCTTTTGTTTGGCATTGAATTTGTGTAGACTAAAGGTGGACTCAAATGGATATGATTTTGTTGTACAAGCATGGAAATATTCTTCAAAAATTATGTAATAACAAGAGAAAAATCCTCTTCATCATACATAGAAGCATCCTATAACATTGAATTTTATGAATTCATGGAGCTAAAATTATTGCCGAAATATTTTCCTTGGCTTAATAACTTAGTCCTATCTTGTTTCCTACATACAATATAcatctttttatttatttcttcaatGCTCTATCTAGTACAATGGCATAGCCCATGTAATAAAAGCTTATGGAATGATAGTCAAGGAGGTAATTCATATGTATGAGCATGTAGGTGTGTGGAGAGGATAGTTAAAGTATTAGAATGGGCACCTAAATATGAGAGGATAGATGGGCTGGAAGAAAAAAAAATAGCATATATGAATCCATTAATTTGGGTGAGAATGGCCATGGGAGGATAGCACAAGCATCTATCATCCATTAAATGTATTAGAAAGGTTTCAAGCAAACAATATTGGTAGGAAATAAGCCAAACTCCATGACCATTTTTAACAACctcactacctttagtaaaatgaAAGCTCTTGAAAGGGTATGGATATCCATAAAATCATAAAGGAAATAGTAATTTGGTCAGATACATGATGGGCTAGGCTTACAAAAGAGGGGAGGCTATATCTAGAAAGGGGTGAGAGGAACAAATAATATCTAGAGAAAACATGAAGGGAATATAGAGAATTATGAGTGGGAGAGAGGATAGAGAAAAATGTGAGGAGAATGCAAAAGATCACGAGGGAAAGAGAAAAACCATTACTTGAACATGAGCAAAAAGAGTGAAATAAGATTAGAGGATTTAGCCAAAGAGTGAGCATAGGAAATCCTCAATGTAAACTCCACAAAGGTTGTCTAGGATGATGAATAAAAGGCTTTTGAATTTCATAACAAGTTTGCTTCCTTTGCTTGTCGTGATCCTATAAGTACATGTTTCTTGCATTCATTCAGACAATGTTACATTTAACACTACCTATATATGACTACTAAAGTATTTGTTCATCGTATTTGGGGTTAATTTCCTTGTAGACCAATAAGATGTACTCTAAAAAAATTAGGTCTCATCCCACTAAATGTATGTATGAAAAACTCAATTTGGTTTTCTTATAAGCATATATGAATGTTGCCTTATTAATATGACTCTTCCCATATCACTAGGAACCAAACCTAGTTTATCTATAGAATTTAAGAATGATACACATCTCCATGTATTATTGGAAGAGTCATATTAATAGGGAGTACATTAGCTAGTAGGCCACCTTACCCAATACCATTACACTACCACGTGATGGACATTTCAATTGTATTCTATTTGATCTTAACGAGTTTGAAATTCATTAACATCTATATTGTATAATTATATATcctcaattcaaaattcaaatgtaTAGAGAATATTGTTATTAAAATTATATCATTGTTTGGCTTATAATCCCTATTTAATGTTTAAGAGTGCTTTATTCTACAAAATATTTGGGAGAATCACATCTAGCTTTATCTTTCTCATTGCATTATATTTCCTCAATTTAGAAATGATATCTGCTAACCTTAGAAACCATGTTCAAAGGTTTTCTTTGTCATGTTTTATTGCTTTAATCTACCCATATCTTTGTTGCCCCATTCTTTTTCATTAGTTGAAATGCACAACAAATGTCTCATCAAACTTATAGCTCTTTAGAACTTAAATTTCATGTCTAGGGGATGTTTATTCTCCCAGAATTTATCAATGACTCTACATCTAGTCTCAAGCCTTGTTCATGTGTGGTTTGTGTAAAATCAATGATGATTGTTAATGTTGTATGAGTCTTTATTAATTATAAAAGTTTGGGACAGGTTGAATTATACGAGCCATTTCAGTAGCAGATTTGGTTGAAAATAATGGGGTTAGATGACGGCTATAAGACCCCTTCCTAGCTGCATACATTTCTTGAAATACTTCTTATATTtcaataataatatatatgtttgGGCCTAAATATGGGAAGAGTCCAATGGCTAaggatattattattattactattaaggATTACATATTAGAGATCGAAATTATCATATAAAAGAAAAGGATGAACTCTCTATCATTAGTGTTCGAACAGCAAGACATTGATTCCAAAAAAAAGGCCAAAAAAAGGTAATATAGAGGTTCATCACAAATGAACCATCAAGATTTATACTGTCTGAGGATAAACCTGACACTTGGGAGCTTGCCACCTTCAAGCGTAACCATAAATGACTTGAAAGAATTGGAAAAGTTATGAAGTGGACACTTGTAACCTAGATGGAAGATGCTCAGTCAATTAAATTAGTAATTGTTGaaagttgaataaaaaaaaaaatcagacacAGAACGGCAAACACGCCTTCCACAGTCACACCATTTTTCTGTGCAActcatttagaaaaaaaaaatgaaacggTATTTACTGAAGAGGTACCGGGCAAAAATTTTCATATCTATCAGATGCATGTCATCAACAGACAATAATTTTAACAAATTGGAAAGGTATATGCTTACGAAGGATAGAACAAAACCTCGTTCCTTCTTGAAAAAACGTCTGATTGCACGCGTTGAAGCAAATCCTCTGTGCGCTGCCCACAGCGCTTCCTGTGGAGACATCCTTCCCAGAGAGATGGCTATGGCCTCCTCCCCTGACCCAGGGTAGAAATGGCAGCTCTTTTTATCTCCGCTTCGTGCAATCCAAGGGATGCAGCTACCTTTTTCCGACTTTACCCGAAGATAATATCTCCTTTCGTTTATGCTAGCTTCTGTGATATTGTCGAGAACCAACAATACCATTTGGCCCTCCACTATTGTATTGGAGAAATAGCGTGCCTGTATGTTACATTGAAAACATACAAGAATTACACATCTTGTGCTATAATTTCTTTCAAAGAGCAAACAGAATTCCATTAGCAACGGAAGAACATCTTCCAAACAAAATGACAATATAAGAAATTGCTCACCTCTTCTTCACTTGTGACCCATTCGAATTGCAGGTTAGGGAGTTGAGTGAGACGCCCCAGAGCAAGATTTTCTCTGGCCAAACCTCCACAAAAAGCCAGATGGCATACTTTGTCATCAACATTCCGCCATTCAAAACGAGAAGAATCCATGCCCCGAAGCTCATCACGTGAAGTTTTCCACATTTTGACATGATAACGTGGTGAGGGCGGATGTAGGAGAGAGACATCCGGTTTCGTGCATACTGCACCTGGCACTATTGAAGCCAAGTAATCAGGGCCAATCTTAAATCACATATTATGAACATATTAAgtttagagaatgttagtcaattttgagtgtttaaaCACTTCTAAATCTAGAAATCTAAGCTTAATGTGTATGATTTAAACTGTTTTGGACATCTAGATACATGTctctttgtgatttatgtttattatAAGCAATATTCAAATGAGCTAATCCATATTGAATAGCTTAAATGCATCAATTTTTGAAGTTTTATAAGCCAactattgttttgttttttgttttttgttttttattcaGATTTCATTTTGTGGAGTGACTCTTGGAGAGTTTTatttattaattgtatttaattttaagaATTTTATTAGCGTAATAGTTTATGTGATCTTTTAatgttaaaaaatataaaaatgttattcTGAAAATATTGTAAATTAGTATAGATAGTTAGTTGTAAAGATATCTAATATGTTTGAAATTAGTCTTATATAAACATGATTAtataagaaaaaaagaaagatattaTTTTATCAATAACATTATAGTTTGTTTCAAGACAATGATTTCATTTAATAAAAACTAGTATAGATTAAAAATTGAGTGCAAAATGATTTTACTTGTTACTATAAGATTTGTTAACATGAAAGTATCACCaactaaataaataataatgtTTGAAAAAGAAGTAAATAGGCACAAAAGAACATACATATATCTAAAGGTCCCCCCAACAATGGTTGGttgaaattaaactttgatgggtcATCGAAAGGGAACCTAAGTCGGGTGGGTGGGGATGGGGTCATCAAGGATCTAAATGACAAGCTAGTATTGGCCTATGCAGTTGACCTTACCATTCAAACTTTTAGTTTTATGGAAGTGGCAGCAACATTTTACGAGATATGCAAGGGTTATCAAAGAATTATTATATAGGGTGACACTAAGAATGTCATCATGATGCTTCAAAGTAAAGCTACGCCAAGCTAGACTATTATAGACCTCATCACCAAATGCCTAGGTTTCCTATATACACTTGGCCGCAAAAGAATCAACCATACACTTAGAGAGGGAAACAAGTCTGTGAACAAGTTGGCAAGCTTGGTtcccttcaacaacctcaaaacctAGACGGTGCTACACAAGTTACCTAATGAAATCTATGCCACGATATAGGTGCACATAAATCCCAATGATACATAGATATTTAGAGATcgtatttttattttttgtcttgtCCATCTTGTCCTTCAATCATttaatgatttggaga
This genomic stretch from Cryptomeria japonica chromosome 8, Sugi_1.0, whole genome shotgun sequence harbors:
- the LOC131857998 gene encoding uncharacterized protein LOC131857998; this translates as MSGQGKTTLSKAFCNLSLRNFYGKVCHLEFGGGNTLQRQKLTLRYLTQFPMRHIKSLTSEDSAHYIFNTFVKGQRVLLVLDSITDRDIDEVNNYLGTDMGKNSCILLSTRRLHVLENDFKIDSKSCMHVPRLEQEEAIAILWERKPSVELGFPTESRDFALKCAKKCLFKEERGFTPFHPLALKIFGRHLFSKQSKHLSKWAAGIDGAGDGSNDVFVVVDKAFNGIEYKCRAIFMLLTRYIPPNMSTQEAFMLLALSCNVGIGHIKKAVEDLYESGFIEEIEPEIRIHDLIKEFAQMNDKNKYYKLVPGAVCTKPDVSLLHPPSPRYHVKMWKTSRDELRGMDSSRFEWRNVDDKVCHLAFCGGLARENLALGRLTQLPNLQFEWVTSEEEARYFSNTIVEGQMVLLVLDNITEASINERRYYLRVKSEKGSCIPWIARSGDKKSCHFYPGSGEEAIAISLGRMSPQEALWAAHRGFASTRAIRRFFKKERVSSNIVEDISLLLPYSPRYRVPPMQGEARMCQEVKDFFNTVHPTEKGILIAGLYGMPGQGKTTLAKALCNINLRNFDGKVCHLEFCEGKTLQRQKHFLRDLAQIPMSHLESVTNEDDAQYFFNKFVKGQKVLLVLDNITEESIDEVAYYLRAELGENSCILLSARSVDLLVKHFNIDKQSCMSVPRLEEEEAIAILLERKPPVALGFPAESRDFALKCAKKCSIKDDTGFATFHPLALKAFGRHLFRKQTKLFSNWAAEIDEFVDGAGEYCSNGVFLVLDKAFDSMEYKCRTIFMLLTGRIPPNMSSKETFTWLALSCNAGIAHIKKAVVDLCENAFIEEIEPEIRIHELLKEFGQMNNKNKHGRLDEATPREKIAISRLLPPPTQRYPVPAMEGGARMCQEVAEFFNTVHPNESGVLIAGLYGMPGQGKTTLGKTFCNLNLWNFYGKVCHLEFRGGNKLGRQKLALQYLTHCSKAQLESFTREGEARKMLYERVRGQRVLLVLDNITEESIDEVKYYLWADLGENSCVLLSGRSAGVLAKTFNIDSESRMVIPALEEEEAIAILLERTSLAGSALGPENRGFALHCANRCSFKETSCDVVGATHKFHPLALKFFGQHLFNKYGIDLSQWVAEADGLVFGSCDGLDDVFIVLDKVLDYMDPKHRTIFMLLSIYLVSIMSPLEVTEWLAITCREEIEYIEKAVEDLWQKGFLEEIEPEIHIHNLHMEFARSKARKMKRWVWCKRDLATSEAGAGLFSEDEAGFELVNLDYYEHLDLSAIGDKYVKNLWALQVVDRTKEISATLHNYEYLEISGGIENLPYVALLQVPDLKVLNLSSLNALQYLYIEIGYGGGITGLGDLTGCVSLREIYVRCRSLSEFPGINGLLYLEKASFKRCDDVMGPLNCSNCLKLRSIVIKYCSQMAHIPLIVNCSCLHKIVLKRCDAITEYSDENDSSALEILQLCISSEDASGPRHPECCDGFKNPPLWNIVISRDVPSLRRLSNLTVLKLYKCDISEPPDVTCCSMLEDVYLFQLKFLESFPSFSSLRKLKKLCLCDCQRVRAPPEIGGCQGLQVFHLLYNDNMEELPQMDACPQLEELKLSWHSEEAVDPRHEILESCKDDSHSYEDEDLYSSWNEDHESFSDEDDDLEFSPDYQKDEIFSNINHVFLPVGLKEWQWIQDKTVRVKQYSRGGKQYYSVTAPYVSDYGSRAWEQAPNGDSLEQVIIPTESAISG